A single genomic interval of Sphingobacteriaceae bacterium harbors:
- a CDS encoding NADH-quinone oxidoreductase subunit N, which translates to MPVDGSLRLILPEIILAVAGVVVLAAGLTVRSARVPGILALLGIGAAAAALNSHVLGTTAEIWSGTVVVDGFGSVFKVIFLVVGALTVLVSLDYVHRHQLPAGEFYILILLATVGMMFMASSLNLLTIYLGLECLSLASYSLAGMLRKSAKSTEAALKYILVGAISSGIVLFGMSLLFGVAGSLHLQDIAAALSASDAMAPVVVAGMMFLIAGLGVKMAAVPFHMWAPDVYQGSPAPVAAFLITASEAAAFAAALRIFMVGLPALRAEWTTVFILLAVVSMTVGNITAILQTNMRRMLAYSAVAQAGYIMVGLAVASPAAVSAMIYYLIAYAFMTVGAFAVVILVGRHHPSEEIRDFQGLSQRSPLAALALTIFLLSLIGIPPTAGFFGKFYLIRAAVGANLTWLAVVMMINSIISIPYYWGVVRTMYLIEAEDKAPLAVPAGLRWAAVIGLAGTLILGLFPDTVVQIVSAVQVAPAWLLTAF; encoded by the coding sequence ATGCCTGTCGACGGCAGCCTGCGGCTGATCTTGCCGGAGATTATCCTCGCGGTGGCCGGCGTTGTCGTGCTGGCGGCCGGCCTCACCGTGCGGAGCGCCCGGGTGCCGGGCATCCTGGCCCTCTTGGGGATCGGCGCGGCCGCCGCCGCGCTTAACAGCCACGTCCTGGGTACCACCGCCGAGATCTGGAGCGGCACGGTGGTGGTGGACGGATTTGGCAGTGTCTTCAAGGTGATTTTCCTCGTGGTCGGTGCGCTGACGGTGCTGGTCTCCTTGGACTACGTGCACCGCCATCAGCTCCCGGCAGGGGAGTTCTACATCCTGATTCTGCTGGCCACGGTGGGCATGATGTTCATGGCCAGCTCCCTGAACCTGCTCACCATTTATCTGGGCTTGGAGTGCCTCTCCCTGGCCTCCTACAGCTTGGCCGGCATGCTGCGCAAGAGCGCCAAGAGCACCGAGGCGGCGCTGAAGTACATCCTCGTCGGCGCCATTTCCAGCGGCATCGTTCTCTTTGGCATGTCGCTGCTTTTTGGCGTCGCGGGCAGCCTGCACCTCCAAGACATCGCGGCAGCCCTCAGCGCCAGCGACGCCATGGCTCCGGTGGTGGTGGCCGGCATGATGTTCCTCATCGCCGGCTTGGGGGTTAAGATGGCGGCGGTGCCCTTCCACATGTGGGCCCCCGACGTCTACCAGGGCTCGCCGGCCCCGGTGGCGGCTTTCCTCATTACCGCCAGCGAGGCGGCGGCCTTCGCCGCGGCCCTGCGCATCTTCATGGTGGGGCTGCCGGCCCTGCGGGCCGAGTGGACCACCGTGTTCATCCTGCTGGCCGTCGTGTCCATGACCGTGGGCAACATCACGGCCATCCTGCAGACCAATATGCGCCGGATGTTGGCCTACTCCGCGGTGGCTCAGGCGGGGTACATCATGGTGGGTTTGGCGGTGGCGTCGCCGGCTGCTGTCTCCGCGATGATTTACTATCTCATTGCCTACGCCTTTATGACCGTCGGCGCGTTCGCCGTGGTGATCCTGGTGGGCCGTCACCATCCGTCGGAGGAAATCCGGGACTTCCAGGGCTTGAGCCAGCGCTCGCCCCTGGCGGCCTTGGCCCTGACCATCTTCCTCCTGAGCCTCATTGGCATCCCGCCCACCGCCGGCTTCTTCGGCAAGTTCTACCTGATCCGGGCAGCGGTGGGGGCCAACCTGACGTGGCTAGCCGTGGTCATGATGATCAACAGCATCATCTCCATTCCGTACTACTGGGGCGTGGTGCGCACCATGTACTTGATCGAGGCCGAGGACAAGGCGCCCCTGGCGGTGCCTGCTGGCTTGCGCTGGGCCGCCGTCATCGGCCTCGCGGGAACCCTCATCCTGGGGCTGTTCCCCGACACCGTGGTGCAGATCGTGAGCGCGGTGCAAGTGGCGCCCGCCTGGCTGCTGACCGCTTTCTGA
- a CDS encoding NADH-quinone oxidoreductase subunit M has protein sequence MLLTALVFIPLLGAILLAFFPRERVSAIRAFALAVSLIPLLLVISLWQQLDFSQPGMQLITQRDWIPSLGISYKLGVDGISFPLIAVSALVLPLSVLASFTITHRVKEFFLWMLVLQTAIYGVFTALDYFLFFIFFEASLVPMYFIIGIWGGPRKEYASLKFFIYTLLGSAIMLVGILALYLGSGLTPRTFDVLVLAEQANLSPTLQWWIFLAFFAGFAVKVPIFPFHTWLPDAHVEAPTGGSMILAGILLKTGTYGFFRFMLPTFPDAAQAFSPVLAVLGVIGIIYGALAAMAQTDMKKLVAYSSISHMGYVVLGVAAMTPMSLNGAMFVNVSHGIISPLLFFVVASVIYDRTHTRMMNEMSGLFTKIPVAASITAFAAFANLGLPGMAGFPGEFFTFVGSFPVYTTLVILGAALGLVTTAGYHLWMMQRVLMGQPTGDRLPDISTRELVVAAPLMVFIVLLGILPGIALRLFNEPIAVLAARLGGM, from the coding sequence ATGCTGCTCACTGCCTTGGTTTTCATCCCCCTGTTAGGGGCCATCCTCCTCGCGTTTTTCCCGCGGGAACGGGTGAGCGCGATCCGGGCCTTCGCCCTGGCGGTGTCCCTCATCCCGCTGCTCCTGGTGATCTCCCTCTGGCAGCAGCTGGACTTCTCCCAGCCGGGCATGCAGCTGATCACCCAGCGGGACTGGATCCCCAGCCTCGGCATCAGCTACAAGCTGGGCGTTGATGGGATCAGCTTCCCCTTGATCGCCGTCTCGGCCCTGGTGTTGCCCTTGTCGGTGCTGGCCTCCTTCACCATCACCCACCGGGTCAAAGAATTCTTCCTGTGGATGCTGGTGTTGCAGACGGCCATCTACGGCGTATTCACGGCGCTGGACTACTTCCTGTTCTTCATCTTCTTTGAGGCCAGCTTGGTGCCTATGTACTTCATCATCGGCATCTGGGGCGGGCCCCGCAAGGAGTACGCCAGCCTGAAGTTCTTCATCTACACCTTGTTGGGCAGCGCCATCATGCTGGTGGGCATTTTGGCCCTGTACCTGGGCTCGGGCCTCACGCCGCGCACCTTCGACGTGCTGGTGCTGGCCGAGCAGGCCAACCTCTCTCCCACCTTGCAGTGGTGGATCTTCCTGGCCTTCTTTGCCGGCTTCGCGGTGAAGGTGCCCATCTTCCCCTTCCACACGTGGCTGCCCGACGCGCACGTGGAGGCGCCCACCGGCGGCTCCATGATCCTGGCGGGTATCTTGCTGAAGACGGGAACCTACGGCTTCTTCCGCTTCATGCTGCCCACGTTCCCTGACGCAGCCCAGGCCTTCTCGCCGGTGTTGGCCGTGCTCGGCGTTATCGGCATCATCTACGGCGCCCTCGCGGCCATGGCCCAGACGGACATGAAGAAGCTGGTGGCCTACTCCTCCATCAGCCACATGGGCTACGTCGTCCTGGGCGTGGCGGCCATGACACCCATGTCCCTCAACGGGGCCATGTTTGTCAACGTGTCCCACGGGATCATCTCGCCCCTTCTGTTCTTTGTGGTGGCCAGCGTCATCTACGACCGGACCCACACCCGCATGATGAACGAGATGAGCGGGCTGTTTACCAAGATTCCCGTGGCGGCCTCCATCACGGCCTTTGCCGCCTTCGCCAACCTGGGGCTGCCGGGCATGGCGGGCTTCCCGGGCGAGTTCTTCACCTTCGTGGGCTCCTTCCCGGTGTACACCACGCTGGTGATCTTGGGCGCCGCCCTGGGCCTGGTCACCACCGCCGGCTACCACCTGTGGATGATGCAGCGGGTGCTCATGGGCCAGCCCACGGGCGACCGCCTGCCCGACATCAGCACTCGGGAGCTGGTGGTGGCCGCGCCGTTGATGGTGTTCATCGTGTTGCTCGGCATCCTGCCTGGCATCGCCCTGCGGCTCTTTAACGAACCCATCGCCGTGCTGGCCGCCAGGCTCGGAGGGATGTGA
- the nuoL gene encoding NADH-quinone oxidoreductase subunit L, producing MVGLAWLIPVLPLAAAFFIALFGHRTTGQGDRVGIGAMSIAFLLSVGVLLDVIGGARLQQHFTWAIHGDLALTLGLQVDPLTAVMLVVVTLVSLMVHIFSVGYMEGDVRYKRYYAVLSLFTFSMLGLVLSDNLLFLFVFWELMGLCSYLLIGHYFEERSNVHAANKAFLTTRVGDIGMMVGIMLLFAATGTFRFDELGTAVATGAIGLPLLTIAAILLFIGPVGKSAQFPLHVWLPDAMAGPTPASALIHAATMVAAGVYLVGRAYVLFAPAPAALEVVAWVGAFTALFAATIALVMEDIKKVLAYSTISQLGFMVAALGVGGYTAAMFHLITHAFFKALLFLASGSVIHAVHTQNMHEMGGLFRKLPVTGWTWLIGAGALIGIPPLSGFWSKEEILLDAWHNNPAIFWVLVAAAALTAFYTTRATYLTFFGTPRNRQAYEQAHEGGRVMTYPLMILGFFAAVSGFAASWLAGFVYFGQPHHAEFNTFVFGVATAVWVAGVLLALAIYKFNLVSRRRIIQVFYPIWVVLKRRYYIDDVYQYVFVRGMIGLALVSAWIDRNIIDLVVNAAGWVTRRVSEYVDEFDRGVVDGIVNGVGGAFVVGSRVLRQLQTGYVQSYMLVLFLGLLAGLAILVIGG from the coding sequence ATGGTAGGACTGGCATGGCTCATTCCGGTGCTCCCGCTGGCGGCGGCCTTCTTCATCGCCCTCTTTGGCCACCGCACCACGGGGCAGGGCGACCGGGTCGGCATCGGCGCGATGAGCATCGCATTTCTCTTGTCCGTCGGCGTCCTGCTGGACGTCATCGGCGGCGCGCGCCTCCAGCAGCATTTTACCTGGGCCATCCACGGGGACCTGGCCCTCACGTTGGGCCTGCAGGTGGACCCCCTGACCGCCGTGATGCTGGTGGTCGTCACCTTGGTCAGCCTCATGGTCCACATCTTCTCCGTGGGCTACATGGAAGGCGACGTGCGCTACAAGCGCTACTACGCGGTGCTGTCGCTCTTCACCTTCAGCATGTTGGGCCTGGTGCTGTCGGACAACCTTTTGTTCCTCTTTGTCTTCTGGGAGTTGATGGGGCTTTGCTCCTACCTCCTCATCGGGCACTACTTTGAGGAGCGGTCCAACGTCCACGCGGCCAACAAGGCGTTCCTCACCACCCGCGTCGGCGACATCGGCATGATGGTGGGCATCATGCTCCTGTTCGCGGCCACGGGCACCTTCCGCTTCGACGAGCTGGGCACCGCGGTCGCAACCGGCGCCATCGGTCTGCCGCTCTTAACCATCGCGGCCATCCTCCTTTTCATCGGGCCCGTGGGCAAGTCGGCCCAGTTCCCGCTGCACGTGTGGCTGCCCGATGCCATGGCGGGTCCCACTCCGGCCAGTGCCCTTATCCACGCGGCCACCATGGTAGCGGCGGGCGTGTACCTGGTGGGCCGGGCCTACGTGCTGTTTGCGCCGGCGCCGGCAGCCCTGGAAGTGGTGGCTTGGGTAGGCGCCTTTACGGCCCTCTTTGCCGCCACCATCGCCCTTGTGATGGAAGACATCAAGAAGGTGCTGGCCTACTCCACCATTTCCCAACTGGGCTTCATGGTGGCCGCCTTGGGCGTGGGCGGGTACACCGCGGCCATGTTCCACTTGATCACCCACGCGTTCTTCAAGGCGCTGCTCTTCTTGGCTTCGGGGTCCGTCATCCACGCGGTGCACACCCAAAACATGCACGAGATGGGCGGCCTGTTCCGCAAGCTGCCGGTGACCGGTTGGACGTGGCTCATCGGCGCGGGCGCGCTCATCGGCATCCCTCCGCTGTCGGGCTTCTGGAGCAAGGAAGAGATTCTCCTGGATGCTTGGCACAACAATCCGGCCATCTTTTGGGTTCTCGTGGCCGCGGCGGCCCTGACGGCCTTCTACACCACCCGCGCCACTTACCTCACCTTCTTTGGCACCCCCCGCAACCGGCAGGCCTACGAGCAGGCCCACGAAGGCGGGCGGGTCATGACCTACCCGCTGATGATCCTGGGCTTCTTCGCGGCCGTGTCCGGGTTCGCGGCCAGCTGGCTGGCGGGGTTTGTGTACTTTGGCCAACCGCACCACGCGGAGTTCAACACCTTTGTCTTCGGTGTGGCCACCGCCGTGTGGGTAGCGGGCGTCCTGTTGGCCCTGGCCATCTACAAGTTCAACCTGGTTTCCCGCCGCCGGATCATCCAGGTGTTCTACCCCATCTGGGTGGTCCTCAAGCGGCGTTATTACATCGATGACGTGTACCAGTACGTCTTCGTCCGCGGCATGATCGGGCTGGCCCTGGTCAGCGCCTGGATCGATCGCAACATCATCGACCTGGTGGTCAATGCGGCCGGCTGGGTGACGCGCCGGGTGTCCGAGTACGTGGACGAATTCGACCGGGGCGTGGTCGACGGCATCGTCAACGGCGTCGGCGGCGCGTTCGTGGTCGGCAGCCGGGTGCTCCGGCAGCTGCAGACGGGCTATGTGCAATCGTATATGCTGGTCTTGTTCCTGGGCCTGTTGGCCGGACTGGCAATCCTGGTAATAGGAGGATAA